In Takifugu flavidus isolate HTHZ2018 chromosome 1, ASM371156v2, whole genome shotgun sequence, the DNA window AGAAAAATCAGACGTTCTtgacctgcacgcacacacacacacacacacacacagagaaggcACAAACCTCGTAGATGTGATCAGTTTCAGGCTCCTCATAAAGGCTGTCCCTCTTTTCTTGCTGAGAAAGAGCAAATTAGCATTAAGTTACGccgctttttcttcttcaagctcaaaagtttaaaagaaaattactCAGTAAAAATGAAAGGAACCCCATAAGGAGCCCATATAGCAGTGGCAGGATCATCACATTCATTTATTGCTTTACTCGGAAGAGCTGGAATGATTTTTATTCATGAATGgggggaaggtgtgtgtgtgtgtgtgtgtgtgtgtgtgggtcttaaataaaaatgtgtgttgcttttttttgtctaaAATGACACCTGACTAGTAGATGTCCTGCCCAACCGCCAGGCGGTGACCTCTGCCCTCACCAGTTTGTGCTTGCGCAGCATCAGGGCGGCGATgcacacagccagcagcagagcctGGAACATGATGAGGCCGTCCTTCATGTTGGTCCTGTACTGAGCCTTCATTCGGTTGCCAGATCCTGGGAGAGGAAGAGCGCACGTTAGTGGTGACATGTCTGGATGTCAGAGAAGGAGCTCTCTGAGCAGTTCCCTTACTGAAGACCTGGAGCTCGGTCCCAGGCCCCCACGTGTCGTTAACCTTGCAGAAGTAGACCCCTTTGTCCTCAACACGCAGAGCGCTGATGAAGAGTTGGGTGCCTGGGCTCGGAAAGCTAATCCTCCCTTCTGCCTTCACCTCCTCCGCTTTGTTCCGGTCTTCGTTGTACTTGTTGAGCCTGTACCACTGCACCAGGCCTGATGTGCCCGAGCAGTGGATCCTCACTAGGTGCCGGGTTCCCACACCGATGAAGCGGGGAGACTGGCGGATCTGCAGGGCCCCTGAGGAGGAACATTTAAGGCTGCGTTTACGGCACGTTTCGCTGCAGGATTTCTCCTCCCCACCAGCTTCGACGATGCTGACGTACCCATCCCATCATGAGGTCTACACTTTAACTCATTCAAGGCTAGACAATTCGTGAGGTCAAAAGTCTGGACCATTTGGCAGATATGTGACCTCTGATAGGGCACAGAAAACAGCgacaagagcagcagagatAAGGCTTCATTAATGGAATACGCAAACCAGTAAAAGCTTATTTCAGACTattaaaattacattaaaaattatttaaattCACGTCTTTTCATTAACACAGTTAGCCTCTTATAGTCTGTAATATGATTAGATTTTATTGAGGGAATGCGTTGCTTTATAACCAAAATAACTCACGTGCagttaaaataaactaaacaaAAATGGCCCTTTTTTCTCTGAAGaaaacttcctcttcttcacagATGGGCAGGAAGTAATGGTACAATAGCATCAAAAATAGTATGCAAAACACTAGGCTGTAGTTAAACCTAAAAATAAGAGCCAGATTTCTGCATAAAGTCGAAGAAAACACGCAAGCGGCCAACATTTACgaccaaaaacacacatttcgaATCAACACTGCAAGCGTTCCCTCTTAATTTGCATCACTGTTACAGAACGGTCCAAAAGTACCTGAGATGGTCATCAAAACAAGCCCGtagcatccagccagcagccagctcATGATGCAGAAGAAAAGTCTCCTCACCGTGCACACACGTCTAAATATCCCCGCAGACCTGTTGAGAAAGAGCTGAGGACGCGCTCGCACCAGTGGGCATGTGTGTCACGCATGGATGCACGCAAGGCTGACAGTTAACACCCAGCGACACCGAGCTCAGCCCCTCAGACGGATAACAAAAGAAATTGTGACATTTCTGATCATCTAGCGACCTGTTTTCAGAGCTACCAGAGCTTATAATCTacacaggacccccccccccccccatctaaaaaacatgaaaagagcagaaaataatTAATTATGTGATATATTGGTGTAAAAAGATCCCGCAGTTTCATTCTCctgtaaaacattcacattGTTGTGTGTGAAACGCGTTTTTGCAGTGTTCACTTCTGCCCCAAGATATTTAAATGACAGCAGTACTTCTAACGGTATGTGAGCAGCAGATACTCTACCAGTAAAATATTTGAAtatcttcttctcttttctctaatcaatctcttttttttttttttttctgcagcagcctTACGGGTAATTAATTCAAGAACAAACTAATGAACACACGCTGATCTCCattattaattattttaaaataagtcAGTGCGGCTTATCTGATTCCAGATTACTGTATTTTGTGCATAAATCTTTAGTTTTTAAAGCAGATAATATACAGAATGAGTCAAAACGTCTGCCTTTACTCACCTTTTCGTTCAACGCAACATGCAATGCGCAACGTGGCCGCTAGAGGGTGTTATTGTCCCGCGCAGTTGCCACAGCAACAAGCATTAGCCTGGCTACAACTACAAAGTGCTTAGATTGGCAGGGCAGTTTCGtggatttattttacaaaaacaaaacacaaaatatacaATCGAGAAgacgaaaagaaaaaaaagtgagttTACAAGCAACGCTGATCATGGGTGAGCCAGTAAAGCCCCAATTTGTCCCTCCATTCCCGCTAGAAAtgtaaacaaaaggaagagatgTTGACTGTACCGTCCCAGTATGGTGTACTGGTTCAGCAATAACAGTCTCAATTTAAATGGTAACAAACTCCTgataggaaaaaaacaacaacttccaTGACAGGataagacagagagagagacccctGGGTAAAGGACACATCCTCACCTTTATACCCCCCATCCTCGCCTTTGTACCCCCCATTCTCGCCTTTGTACCCCCACcgagaacagaaaaaaaacaaagcagagaagTGTGAAAGCGCTTATGTTGTTCATGACTAAGACACGGTACATTAAGACTTTTGCAACAGCCAGTGAAGCCTGCATTTCACACGTCGTTGCAGATGCACATTTTCATCTTTGCCATCTTGTCTGTACGGTGGAGGGGCCTCCTCGGACCCCCCCAGAGACGTGCTTTCAGTTTGTGCAGCGTTTCACGACGTGATTTCGGAAGAAAAACTCTGCAACCTGAGGTAAAACTTACATTTGAAGCAGCTGACAAAAGAATCGCTGATACTTGAAAATTCACCTTATTACACGGATGGGAGATTTGAATGGAGCGGGGCCGCGTTCACGAAGCGCACGTTGAAAATCCCCGGGAGGACAGAAACAGACATGGAACAGCAATAAGACGTGCATTTATGTGTAAAGACGACGTGATAGAAAACAGGTAGGTCTCATGCAGTCAACTGCTCTAGTTTGACCTGGAAGGGGTATAAATAGTGCAAAAACTGGGCTTTTGTGAAGGAGACGCACGGGGACGGACGTTCGCTGCGTTCGCTGGCCCCTGTTGTTAACGGATCCGACGGAGATCAGGATCTAATTGGAGCAAGGTCTGGTTTCAAATCTGAAACAGTGTCTACATAGGACAAGTGAAATGAGAAAAGATTTGGCTTGCACAACATGTGTAGGATTTTGAGATTATACAGTTGTTCTGGTTGTATTTGCTGCTTATTGTTTAAGAATAAAGACCAAAAAAAGCCCTTTATTACTGATCTCAGCTTCCTGTTATACGTTTGTCTCTCTCAGGATCGTCTGCGTGGGGGAACTCTGTTGGGTGGGGGCAGAATGTAATAAAAGCTCGTTTGTGATTTCTACAGGAACCAGTATGATATTTGGCTCAGGGGGTTCTGGGCTGCACCGGGCCCCTGAGCAGCGCGTCTGAGGATCGGGACGCCGCCGGAGCCCCTCCACCTCTTCTGCGAGGTCCGCGTCGCTCCCGTAGAGCGCTCCCATCTTCTTCGCCAGCAGTCCCTCTTTTTCAGGCGCGTCCTCGCTTGCGGCCTTTCGGCCCGTCTTTGAGCGCTGGATGTAAGCGGCGTGGTGGATGCCGCGCTTGTGCAGGTGGTTCCGGTAAGCCCTCTGGATGACCACGGCGGCCATGTCTTCTTCCTTCTGCCGTACTGTTGTGGTAATGGGTGCGTAGGAGGCCGAGGTGGggttgttgaggttgaacttggCCTCGATGCTCTCCCGCATCGCCACCATTTCAATCGTGTCTCCCAACACCTCCTGGGTGACCGCCAACAGCACGTCCACGCAGTGGATGCGGTCTCCAATGACCAGCGGCAGATCCATTTCAATCAGACGTTGCCTGTTGGGCTTGGCCACCCTGAGCGGCTCTTGCAAGGCGTCGCAGAAATCCGACAGCTGGCTATACTCGATGAACTGAGTTCCGCCCGTGTCGAACTTCTCCCAAGTCTCGTTGAACATCTCGAAGTCTTCCTCGCACAGCACGTCGCCGCTTTCCTCCTGCGCCACATTGAAGTTCTCTAAGATGATGGCGATGTACATGTTAACCACCACTAAGAATGAGATGATGATGTAGCTGCAGAAGAACACCATGCCCATCATCGGGTTGCCACAGTTGCCCTTCACGTCTGTGCCCGGGTTTTCGAACGCCGGATCGCAGTCCGGGGGCTCCTTGTTCAGCATCGGAAGCAAAAGCGTGTCCCAGCCTGCTGACGTGGTGATCTGGAACAAGCAGATGATGCTGCTGCCGAAGGTCTCAAAGTTAAACATGTCATTGATCCCGGCCTCCTTTTTGACGTAAGCAAAGTTCGACATGCCGAATATGGAGAAAATGAacatgatgaggaagagcaggagcccGATGTTGAAGagggcaggaagtgacatcatcagagcGAAGAGAAGCGTCCGGATGCCCCTCGCTCCTTTAATGAGACGCAGAATCCTGCCGATTCTGGCCAGTCTGATCACTCTGAACAGCGTCGGCGAGACAAAGTACTTTTCAATGATGTCCGAGAGCATCGTGCCTgaaaaagaggggaagaaaaacgCTCGTGAATGACCAAAGTCCTTCGTGGCCGTGGACATCCCAAACTAAATCCTCACCAGCTATAGACAGGATGAccacaataaaatcaaaaataTTCCAGCCGTTGGTGAAGAAGTAATGTCGCAGGGCGAAGAGCTTTAACGTGCACTCCCCGGTGAAGACCACAATAAAAGCCACGTTCACTTTGAAGAGGAAGTCCTCCTTCGCCGGACTCTGGTCGTCCGTCTCCACCATCATGGTGACCATGTTGAGACAGATGAGCACCATGATGAAGATGTCAAAGAACTGCTGACTGATGAAGTCAAACACTAGCCCCTGGATTAGGTTCTGTGGGTCAAAGGGAAAAGGTGGGAAGGGTCATTGGGTCTGTTCACACCAGCAGTAAAGGTCAATGGTCACTCTTTTCATCCACATGCCGTTCATGCCGGCTGAGCTAGCACAACTACCGGTTTTATAGCTTGATGAACAGAGTTTTGAGGGGTCCGTCTTCCCCTGGGGTGCTTCCTACGGCCTCCCCAACCTTCCTAATCACCTCACTGTCCCTTCCCTCTGTGCATGATAGCCTAGCCCCTGTTTTGTGTTCCACTGATTTCTACTGTTAGCATGGCCCAACTTTGGACCCCTTCGGATCCCGTTTCAACTAAAAGATTCTGGCCGACTTACAGCTGGACGTGGGATCGGCTTCTGCGGCTTCTTTGAGCCGAGTTTCTTCATGGCTTCGTAGTactttttctgctcctctgtcatgAAGATGTCTTTGTCTCCTAAGTGCAGATGAGCGCGAAAGAATCCGTCATTCTGGGTTTAACCTGCCGCATCGTTCTGGTTGCTAGCATCTGAGAAAAAGAGCAACACTtatctttttcttctgctggttGAAATTGTCGATGATGACGCCGATGAAGAGGTTCAGCGTGAAGAAAGAGCCAAAGATGATAAAGATGACGAAGTAGATGTACATGTAGAGGTTGATCTCATAAGAAGGTTGCTCTTCCACCTAAAAGTAACACAGTAAACTCTAAAAGTGGTGATGTTTCACCTTTGAACACTCCAGGAGTTACTGGCCGACAAAATCATCCCATAGATAAAGATTTCTTTCTCAAAGTACCTCTCTTGAGTCAACCGCAGGATACATAATATCCATCCAGCCTTTAAAAGTTGCCTAAAAATAGAGAAAATTGCCTGTGAAACACAATAAACGGTTCCTCCAGATACTCTAGGAGCAAAAGTAATTTACTAACGATTTGAAGCAGCGACAGGTAGCCTTTTGCCACGTTGTCGTAGTTGACTTTGACGTTGACCCAGCGGGCCTCCTGCGTGGCTTCCTGCAGCGCCACGCAGTCGCTCTTGTTGTTGACCACAGAGATGGGGAAGAGCTCCGCCGTGGTGGTGTTGATGCAGCGGTAGAACTTCCCCGCAAACAGATTCACTCCCATGATGCTGAAGATGAGCCAGAAGATCAGGCACACCAGGAGCACGTTGAAGATTGAGGGAATGGCTCCGATGAGAGCGTTCACCACCACCTGGTCGACAAATGAGGGGCTTCTTTAGATTAGAGGAAAATTGACCAAGtaatctgtttttgtctttttagatAATGCTAACTTAGCATGCCAAACTCGGAGTAAGTTAGCACCAAACTTGCTCTTAAACTGAATCATTAGCCTTACCTGAAGGAACTCTGAGCCAACAGCCGCGGTGTAAACATGCATTCAACACACAAAAACCCCAGTCAGGTCAGTACAATAACACAGATGTCACATCTTTACCTTCTTGTAAATCAGTTTTAGCCATGCACATTCAAGGAGCCGCCGCATTCTCACCCTCATCCCTTCAAATCTGGACAGCGCCCGAAGAGGCCGCAGAGCCCTGAGAGTTCTGAGCGATTTGATTGGTCCGAGGTCAGAGAAGCCCATCAAGTTGGCAGATAGACTGATCAGAGAAATCTGAGGCGGAATCACAACAGGTCCCTTTAAAGCCAAGCTTTAATGTGATGGAGTCAATGCAGAGGAAACTCACGTCCACGATGAAAAAGTCCAGCCAGCACCAGGCATTGGTGAAGTAGGTCTTGAAGCCATAGGCGACCCATTTCAGGAGCATCTCGATGACAAAGATGAAGGTGAAAACTTTGTCAGCAAACTCCAGGACAATTTTCACGGTTCTTCGTCTTTCGATGTATATGTCTTCAAAGGCCTGCCGGAGGACAAAGAGGCTTCAAGGAGACTGACGTCTTTCCTAAAAGACTCGCCACGCTAACGGCAACTTACCAGAGCTCCGCTGCTGAGGAGGATCATGAAAATGATGAAGGTCTCAAACCAGTCATGCTCCACAATAGTGAAGCAGGTCTTGCGGAGGTTCCACCACTTCTTTCCTTTCCCCTGGCTGATGTCCACGTTCAGACAAGGCCAGCGCTTCACACAGTCTGAGCGACAGGAAACTGTGGGTGAGACCTCACCAACATGGTGGACCCCCAGTTTTAGCTCCTTTAATGTGTAGTCAAGCTCATCCTAGTGCATAACTACATGTATGATGTATGTGtttgctcttctcctctgtccgtCTCCACAGCTGGCCATCGGCACCACTTTCCTCACCTTAAATTTCTGGTTTCTGTAAATGACAATCTTGCTTGTGACAACGAGAACAACGTGGAGGTGGTTCATACTGTCAGTGAAGCAGGCCTCTGGCTCCACCAGGTccggctcttcctcttcctcctcttggaCTTCAGGCTCTGGGGGCTGATAGTCCACTGTGCTGCACACTGAAGAATCGCCATCAGTCAAAGCGCCCATCAGCTAAAGAAAAATCACAATTAAAGCTCAGTTAGAATGAGAGCTGTTGTGTGGTGTCGGCTCACAACAACAGGGGATCGTGTTTATGTGAGTAAGAGGAGACTCACTTTGACATGCTGTAGCACACCAAACTCATCCTCCACACCGTCCTGCGGCAGTGCAGGAACAAACATCGATGACCAGGGTAAAAACATACGCCACAGGTTTTAGAAACATTGTAAAGGGTCATGCAAAGGTCTCACATGGGCAGAGAACTTGTGAAGGTTTGCCACCAACTTTGAAGTTTTCTATGGATGTTCGCAGGCAACCGTGCAGCCGGACAAACAACCCAGAAATGACGTGGAAGCGTGCTGTTACTTACGGAGTGATGTTCATTTTCCTCACATGTGACCTCTGAGTCGACATCGTCTTCTTGGTCATCATCGTCCTCGCTTGGGTTTTCAGAGTCCGACTCTCCCAGGGCGATGGGGACGGTGATACTGGACTCTCCATCTAGAGTCACCCCCGATGGCTGGCCTCCCACAAGACAGTTGGCGATCCCGTCTGCCAATTTAAAACCATCCAGGtgattcatttccattcccTCCGTTTTCCCTTCCCCCTCATCCGCAGGGTCCTCCTCGGCCGGCTTCTGTGGTTCCCTTCCAAGAACCCGTTGAAGCGTTCCGATTAGGAAGGCTTTGAGCCAGTTGCCGCCTCGTGTGATCCTTCCGATGGCGATCTGAAGATTGTTCAGCTCTCCATCGTCGTCTCCGACCGAGAGGTTGTCTCCGCTGAAtgagctgagcagcagggcCAGGAAGAGATTCAACACCTGACAAAAGAAAACCAGGAGCGGATTGGGAGTCCATCAGTCACCAACAAAGTGTCGATCAGATTCTGCATATATGAAATagaaaatgacataaataaccCTGCTACAATGTGCTTTGTAGATattttttatgttaaaatgagGTCATAACTGACCATAATACAGATTCGGGCTCCATTTTTCTAGCCTCAATGCCAGAGGACCTCCATTCATGCCTTTACACGCTATACATGCCAGTTATGTCCACCCTGCTCCATATGCTGTGGTGACCCTGTATAATGACCTCTTCATTAATTACTGCTATCAAATGACTTTTCCTGAACACCCCGTCCCGCTGCCACCTGAGCTTCCCTCGCCCAGCTGTCTGCGTTTGTTCCATCAGTGGCAACATGATTACTTGAGCTTGATCTTAGCACATACTCAAGGTCAAAAACACTGTTTGGTGGCTCATACTGTGGATTTAAATAGAACCCCCAACCAGTAAGTGTATACTGTCAGCATATAATTAAGTGTTTAGTAATTTAAACGTGTAGGTGCACACATTGTATAAGGTGAGCGGATCCTGGCacagcgccgccgccgtcatACTTTTGTCAGCTTGCAGATGAGCCGTTTCCTTTTTTACATCTATGAATAACCTCACAGGAAATGCTTTTAGTTCTTGTGATTAAACACCGCACTCAAGTCATGCCTGAGACTGTGCCTCTGCATTGTGCGCGTGTACGTGCCCGTCGAAGCCAAGGCAACATGTCTGGGGGCACCGAATTTAAAAAGTGAACTAAATAAAAGCCCCCTGGGTTTCCCTGGAGCTGTAATCCATCTATTAACCACCCCAAAAACTACTgcataaggataaggataaggataaaagactttattgatcccacatcgggaaAATTGCATACATTCATTTGTCTGATATATACTTCTGCTTGTAGGTATGATTCTGTTAACAAGTTTTCATAAAACCGTCTCCTAACTTTAGACGTAAAAACCAACCCCGGCTAGAATTAGCAAGACATTTAACAGCAGCTTGTCGGCTTTACACCAGCAGCAGTTGCTCTGATGTTTATATACGTTGTATATGTAGCTGAGAGGCAGCTCTGGGATGATGGCAGCCGCCAGATTTCATGTCAAATTACAAATTCAATCTAAACTCAAAGTACAGTCTGGGTAATGTGACAGATATATAACTCACCACGAGGTTCCCGATGACCATGACCATCATGAAGACAACCAAGCACATCCCGGCTCCAGCCACCTCCATGCAGTCCCACATGGTCTCGATCCACTCGCCGCACAGGATGCGGAACACGATGAGGAAGGAGTGGAAGAAGTCGTTCATGTGCCAGCGTGGCAGCTCGCAGTCGGAGGAAATCTTGCACACGCAGTCCTTGTAGCTTTTGCCGAAGAGCTGCATCCCCACCACAGCGAAGATGAAGACGATGATGGCCAGCACCAAAGTCAGATTCCCTAAAGCTCCAACTGAATTACCGATAATCTTGATCAGCATGTTGAGCGTGGGCCAGGACTTGGCAAGTTTGAAGACCCGAAGCTATCtccaacacagaacagaacgCAAGCAAGCGCGTGAGTAACGTCAGGATTGTAGTGAATGAGAACAAGCACGCAGACGGAGGGACATCCTTCTCACCAGACGGAAGGACCTGAGGACGGACAGCCCCTGGACGTTTGCAAGTCCTAACTCCACCAGACTGAGCGTGACGATGATGCTGTCAAAAATGTTCCAGCCAACTTGGAAATAGTAGTACGGATCCATGGCGATCAATTTGAAGAACATTTCCGCCGCGAAGATTCCTGTGAAAACCTGTAGAAATGTATCTTCATGCAGCGTTAATTCAGCGGGGATATTTGGTGGTTTTCCGATGATAAACTGACCAGATTTCCCACTGAAAGCATGTAGTCGAACTCTTCGGTCATGGGGTAATGCTCCATGGCCATGAACAAGGTGTTGAGCACAATACAGATGGTGATGGCCAAGTCCACGAAGGGGTCCATCACCACAAAGTGCACCCACTTTTTGAAGACCACCCACTTTTCGCAGCAGTTCCACTTTAGAAAGATGTCAGCAAATCTGTACCAGATAGGTGGGCAAGGCCTCTGGGCCTCCTCCAACTCTAGACAGAGATGAACAGAACCCTGATCTTTAGTTAGGACAAATTAAACAGAAATTCCTGGCATAACTTGAAATCTTTAACCCTTTAAAGTGGTTTGCATATGTCACATGGAGTAAGCGGAAAGCAGTAAAGAGCACCGTTAGACTTCCAGGTTCAAGAGTGCCCATTTGTGGTTGAGCAGAAATAGCCAAAGCTTAACACCACAAGGTCACAACACTGGCTGCTGTCAGGGACTTCTCAGCACAGAATGTGATTATCCCAACTATGAGGAGGCCTACAAAAACGCTACTGTACTGCCTGTGGATTAGCGTTAGCAGCAGCTCGATAATCTGAGGAATCGCAGCTCAGATTAGAGCATCTCTGCTTAAATCCTTGTgtatttcttcatttcctgaaGGAACTTGACACTGACACTGGCATGCTGGTCTTTAGTGTACAAATAGTATCTTAAAATAGGAGAGCGTTGATGTGTCATCTTTTTGCTTTAACTGTTAAATAAATCCTACTTCTGGACGTTCCTCATGACAGCCTTTAGAAATGGTTGTCTTAATGGGAACTTTACCTTCCATGGCAGCTGCAGTAGCCACACTGGCAGCTGCAGTAGCCACACTGGCAGCTGCAGTAGCCACACTGGCAGATCTCTCCCTCAGGCCTGGTTCATCCAAATGAAGCACACTGTGCACGGagctttcctctttctctctgagttCATAATCTGCAGCAGACTAGGGGACATTTTGAGTGATCTGCCAGTTGCAGGCCCACAGTGGGGAAAGATCTTCACGATAAAACCAACCCGGGGTGACAGACTTACCTCCTTCATGGTGGGCGCTCTGATGATCAGGCGTGGAATAGGTCTGCCATTGCAGTCCTTTAAAGCTTCATTATTTTCAAGGCTCTGTTCATCATCTGCAACATCAGAGGTGAGGCTAACTGACTTCTTGCTGGTAAGACTGGCCCTGCTCCCCAGAACCTGAGCCTGTTTCAGGGAATTAAAAACAAGATGTAATTTTAAATGCTTCCGTTTAATCTACAAGGAGCCACCATGATGTGGCCTCAGGCGAAAATGTCTCTTGAAATACTATAGCGAGCGACTTTAACCTGCTCCTGGTTCTTGAGTTGCTCCAGTAGCCGTTGgaactcctcctctttctctttggcCTCTTGCTGACTTGCCTGGTTCTGTTCATCATAGGCCATGGCTACCACAGCGAGGATAAGGTTGATGAGGTAGAAAGAGCCCAGAAAGATGACCACCACGAAAAACAGCATGTATGTCTGACCAGCTGCCCGCAAGGTCTGTGTGGATCAAAGAAGAAACTACGAGAACTAAGGACAGATTCGGTGACATGACTTTCACTTTAAGGTGGCGTCCTATATGTGATTGTAACCAATGAAAGAAGGGCCAACCAGCTGGAAAAGGCTCTCCCAGTTGTCCTGGGTCATGAGTCTGAAGAGGGCGAGGAAGGCCCAGCCAAAAGAGTCAAAGCTGGTGTAGCCATAGTTGGGGTTCCTCCCAGCCTTCATGCACAAGTATCCTTCTGGGCACTTTCTATCAACAGACAGTCAGTGTAGGACAGTTGCCACCAAACAAAACATCAATACTAAAGCGACAACACGGCTTCGTAATTTCACTTGGACTCCAGTGCAGCGTGAACAGGAAATGAGCACAATTCCTACCCAGCATCCGTGCTGTTTCCACAGAGCAGAGCGTCTTTGCTGCCTTCCAGGAAATACTGATTCTCTGTAACCagatgaaaaaatatatatattatttcacTATTTCACAGCCTTTGCCTAAAGCAGGGGAAGGCTACCCGATCCTGCGAGTGCCACAGCCGTGACGGGTTTTCGGTCGTACCAGATGGATTCCTTAGGCAGCAGCtgtctgcctggtaggacacaaaacccGGCATGTCTGTGGAACTCCTTGGACCGGGTCGCCTAACTCAAAAGATGTCAGACCTACCGGCGTTTTCAATATATTCAGTAAAATCGAAGGTGCTGTTTGAGTCCAGCGTGTCGTTGAGCCACGTGGTGTCGTTGTATGACAGCGTGTCGTTAAACACGGTGCCGTTGAAAAGTTCTGATGCGGTTTCGTTTGCGATCGGCCACCTTATGCATTTGTGCCGCAGATTTCCCATAAACAGCTGGAGGCCGACGAGGGCGAAAACAGCCAGAGCGAAAACGGTCAGAATCATGACGTCCACCATTTTCTTCACGGACTGGATCAAGGCGGCCACAATGGTCTTCAAACCTGGCGAAATACAGTTGATTGAAACGATGATGAACCTGTTCTCTACTGCGGTTTCTGCTAAACTGACCTGGAATCACAGTAATTGTTTTAAGGGCGCGAAGCACACGAAATGTCCTGAGGGCAGAGACGTTGCCCAGGTCGACGAACTCGGTGATGTACCTGTCAGACAGAGACGTGGACCCCAGTTGTCAAATGAAACCACGGCAC includes these proteins:
- the cd79b gene encoding B-cell antigen receptor complex-associated protein beta chain; protein product: MSWLLAGCYGLVLMTISGALQIRQSPRFIGVGTRHLVRIHCSGTSGLVQWYRLNKYNEDRNKAEEVKAEGRISFPSPGTQLFISALRVEDKGVYFCKVNDTWGPGTELQVFRSGNRMKAQYRTNMKDGLIMFQALLLAVCIAALMLRKHKLQEKRDSLYEEPETDHIYEGLAIETCDGGLYEELSVYTRPDEAEAPWK
- the scn4aa gene encoding sodium channel protein type 4 subunit alpha A, with product MATILPPPGTALFRHFTRQSLATIERLKEETLIAPKAGAHEEEEPPTPNPDLEAGKSLPMIFGDPPSELLGTPLEDIDPFYKAQKTFVVVTKGNTIYRFNAEPACYILSPFSLVRRGAIKILIHSYPFAQLFGTLIMITILSNCVFMTMSNPPAWSKTVEYVFTGIYTFEATVKVLSRGFCVGPFTFLRDPWNWLDFMVISMAYITEFVDLGNVSALRTFRVLRALKTITVIPGLKTIVAALIQSVKKMVDVMILTVFALAVFALVGLQLFMGNLRHKCIRWPIANETASELFNGTVFNDTLSYNDTTWLNDTLDSNSTFDFTEYIENAENQYFLEGSKDALLCGNSTDAGKCPEGYLCMKAGRNPNYGYTSFDSFGWAFLALFRLMTQDNWESLFQLTLRAAGQTYMLFFVVVIFLGSFYLINLILAVVAMAYDEQNQASQQEAKEKEEEFQRLLEQLKNQEQAQVLGSRASLTSKKSVSLTSDVADDEQSLENNEALKDCNGRPIPRLIIRAPTMKESAADYELREKEESSVHSVLHLDEPGLRERSASVATAAASVATAAASVATAAAMEELEEAQRPCPPIWYRFADIFLKWNCCEKWVVFKKWVHFVVMDPFVDLAITICIVLNTLFMAMEHYPMTEEFDYMLSVGNLVFTGIFAAEMFFKLIAMDPYYYFQVGWNIFDSIIVTLSLVELGLANVQGLSVLRSFRLLRVFKLAKSWPTLNMLIKIIGNSVGALGNLTLVLAIIVFIFAVVGMQLFGKSYKDCVCKISSDCELPRWHMNDFFHSFLIVFRILCGEWIETMWDCMEVAGAGMCLVVFMMVMVIGNLVVLNLFLALLLSSFSGDNLSVGDDDGELNNLQIAIGRITRGGNWLKAFLIGTLQRVLGREPQKPAEEDPADEGEGKTEGMEMNHLDGFKLADGIANCLVGGQPSGVTLDGESSITVPIALGESDSENPSEDDDDQEDDVDSEVTCEENEHHSDGVEDEFGVLQHVKLMGALTDGDSSVCSTVDYQPPEPEVQEEEEEEPDLVEPEACFTDNCVKRWPCLNVDISQGKGKKWWNLRKTCFTIVEHDWFETFIIFMILLSSGALAFEDIYIERRRTVKIVLEFADKVFTFIFVIEMLLKWVAYGFKTYFTNAWCWLDFFIVDISLISLSANLMGFSDLGPIKSLRTLRALRPLRALSRFEGMRVVVNALIGAIPSIFNVLLVCLIFWLIFSIMGVNLFAGKFYRCINTTTAELFPISVVNNKSDCVALQEATQEARWVNVKVNYDNVAKGYLSLLQIATFKGWMDIMYPAVDSREVEEQPSYEINLYMYIYFVIFIIFGSFFTLNLFIGVIIDNFNQQKKKIRDKDIFMTEEQKKYYEAMKKLGSKKPQKPIPRPANLIQGLVFDFISQQFFDIFIMVLICLNMVTMMVETDDQSPAKEDFLFKVNVAFIVVFTGECTLKLFALRHYFFTNGWNIFDFIVVILSIAGTMLSDIIEKYFVSPTLFRVIRLARIGRILRLIKGARGIRTLLFALMMSLPALFNIGLLLFLIMFIFSIFGMSNFAYVKKEAGINDMFNFETFGSSIICLFQITTSAGWDTLLLPMLNKEPPDCDPAFENPGTDVKGNCGNPMMGMVFFCSYIIISFLVVVNMYIAIILENFNVAQEESGDVLCEEDFEMFNETWEKFDTGGTQFIEYSQLSDFCDALQEPLRVAKPNRQRLIEMDLPLVIGDRIHCVDVLLAVTQEVLGDTIEMVAMRESIEAKFNLNNPTSASYAPITTTVRQKEEDMAAVVIQRAYRNHLHKRGIHHAAYIQRSKTGRKAASEDAPEKEGLLAKKMGALYGSDADLAEEVEGLRRRPDPQTRCSGARCSPEPPEPNIILVPVEITNELLLHSAPTQQSSPTQTILRETNV